A single Candidatus Thalassolituus haligoni DNA region contains:
- a CDS encoding TRAP transporter large permease yields MDPLVIGLGGMVVILLLLALGCPVGLAMILVGASGFALIVGVEPALNVLETAAFETASNYSFTLIPLFLLMGSLAARAGFSKDLFESARYFTKGWNGSLALAAVSGSAAFSAISGSSLATASTMTRVAYPEMMKQGYHPRLAAGSLAAGGTLGIMIPPSVALLLYALITEQSVGDMFLAGFLPGLLAYALYLATVVIMVRKWQPTGDQAPDENSSLRKALIQFAPVGLLFGLVMGGLYGGLFSPTEAGGVGAGLALVFALFRGLGWEDFREAVIEAVAVTSTIFVILIGAEVFGFLLSVSQVSFAMVDMIDAYQLSPWMVMALIVGFYIVMGCFLESLAMILLTVPIFYPVIVASGFDPIWFGIIAVVTVETGLISPPVGMNLFVVQGATKNLHINDVMVGVIPFVLADFVRLAILMAFPAISLFLPELLGN; encoded by the coding sequence ATGGATCCTCTTGTAATTGGTCTGGGTGGCATGGTGGTCATTCTGCTATTGCTGGCATTGGGCTGCCCGGTCGGGCTGGCGATGATTCTGGTCGGGGCGTCAGGGTTCGCACTGATTGTCGGGGTTGAACCCGCTTTAAACGTGCTGGAAACGGCCGCGTTTGAAACCGCGTCTAACTACTCGTTTACTCTTATCCCCTTGTTCCTGCTGATGGGCAGCCTGGCCGCCCGTGCCGGGTTTTCCAAAGATCTGTTTGAGTCCGCCCGCTATTTCACCAAAGGCTGGAACGGCAGCCTGGCCTTGGCGGCCGTCAGTGGCAGTGCGGCGTTCTCGGCCATTTCCGGTTCATCGCTGGCGACCGCCTCGACCATGACTCGGGTGGCCTACCCGGAAATGATGAAACAGGGTTATCACCCACGCCTGGCGGCCGGATCGCTGGCCGCCGGAGGCACGCTGGGCATCATGATTCCACCTTCGGTCGCGCTATTGTTGTATGCACTGATTACCGAGCAGTCGGTCGGTGACATGTTTCTGGCCGGATTTCTGCCCGGCTTGTTGGCCTACGCCCTGTATCTGGCCACCGTGGTGATCATGGTACGCAAGTGGCAGCCCACCGGCGATCAAGCACCGGATGAAAACAGCTCGTTACGTAAAGCCTTGATCCAGTTTGCGCCGGTAGGATTGTTATTTGGCCTGGTGATGGGCGGTTTGTATGGCGGCTTGTTTTCGCCCACCGAAGCCGGTGGTGTTGGTGCCGGACTCGCATTGGTGTTCGCCCTGTTTCGCGGCTTGGGCTGGGAAGATTTCCGCGAGGCCGTCATTGAAGCGGTGGCCGTGACCTCCACTATTTTTGTGATTCTGATTGGTGCGGAGGTGTTTGGTTTTCTGTTGTCGGTCAGCCAGGTGTCGTTCGCCATGGTCGATATGATTGACGCCTACCAGCTGTCGCCCTGGATGGTGATGGCACTGATTGTCGGTTTCTACATTGTCATGGGCTGCTTCCTCGAAAGTCTGGCCATGATCCTGCTGACCGTCCCCATTTTCTACCCGGTGATTGTTGCCAGCGGCTTCGACCCGATCTGGTTCGGCATTATTGCCGTCGTCACGGTAGAAACCGGTCTGATTTCTCCACCCGTGGGCATGAACCTGTTTGTGGTACAGGGGGCGACCAAAAACCTCCATATCAACGATGTCATGGTCGGGGTCATTCCCTTCGTCCTGGCCGATTTTGTGCGGCTGGCCATTTTGATGGCTTTTCCCGCTATTTCACTTTTTTTACCCGAGCTGCTGGGCAACTGA
- a CDS encoding TRAP transporter substrate-binding protein encodes MKAVKRNLSRFALSSLLVISSASTLAAEANLRFAHFMPKNSWQSERMFDSWKKAVEEQSAGRIQVTVFPAQTLGKAPAGYDNAKNGIADIAWTVQGYTAGRFPLSQIMELPGLFKTGAVGSCAFQKLYDSGVLDKEYEETKVLYVHTHSPGHLHTKDQVVTSLEDLKGLKIRRPTDLIGELISELGAEPVGMPAPSIYQSMQRGVIDGYMLPWSAVNSFRAYEVSKQHLDFGFYSLAFVTTMNKRAYDKLPADLKKVIDDNSGMDWAVNAGQGYDDADIVGLAKIKEEGGTINELSAEERAQWQTIADGVTKKYIAKLDSEGLPGTTTYRSVKGYVSECETELN; translated from the coding sequence ATGAAAGCCGTGAAAAGAAATCTGTCGAGATTTGCCCTGTCCAGCCTGCTGGTGATCAGTTCCGCCTCAACCTTGGCTGCCGAAGCCAATCTGCGTTTTGCCCATTTCATGCCGAAAAACAGCTGGCAAAGCGAACGCATGTTCGATTCCTGGAAAAAAGCCGTCGAAGAACAATCCGCTGGCCGTATTCAGGTCACGGTATTCCCGGCACAAACGCTCGGCAAGGCCCCTGCCGGATATGACAACGCCAAAAATGGCATTGCCGATATTGCCTGGACAGTTCAGGGCTATACCGCTGGTCGCTTCCCGCTCAGCCAGATTATGGAATTGCCGGGCCTGTTCAAAACCGGGGCGGTTGGTTCCTGTGCCTTCCAAAAACTGTATGACAGTGGCGTACTCGACAAGGAATACGAAGAAACCAAGGTGTTGTACGTCCACACCCACAGCCCCGGCCACCTGCACACCAAAGATCAGGTTGTGACCTCACTGGAGGATCTGAAGGGCCTGAAAATTCGCCGCCCAACCGATCTGATTGGCGAGCTGATTTCCGAGCTGGGTGCCGAGCCGGTCGGTATGCCGGCACCCTCGATTTATCAGAGCATGCAGCGTGGTGTAATCGACGGCTACATGTTGCCCTGGTCTGCGGTCAACAGCTTTCGGGCGTATGAAGTTTCCAAGCAACACCTCGACTTCGGTTTCTACTCTCTGGCCTTTGTCACCACCATGAACAAGCGCGCTTACGACAAACTGCCCGCCGACCTGAAGAAAGTGATCGACGACAATTCCGGCATGGACTGGGCAGTTAACGCCGGTCAGGGTTATGACGATGCAGATATTGTTGGTCTCGCCAAGATCAAGGAAGAAGGCGGCACTATTAACGAACTCTCTGCCGAAGAACGCGCCCAGTGGCAAACCATTGCCGATGGCGTCACGAAGAAGTACATCGCCAAGCTGGACAGTGAAGGCCTGCCCGGTACGACGACCTACCGTAGTGTGAAAGGCTATGTCAGCGAGTGTGAAACCGAGCTGAATTAA
- a CDS encoding 5-carboxymethyl-2-hydroxymuconate Delta-isomerase — protein MPHLVIEYARKIEHQTALQPLLQQLFEAACKGGIIQPQDLKLRALPYDQFLLRTPDETFLHITLSLLEGRTDTQKEQLAINLRQVLTEQLPNVTSLSIDIRDMNAIAYKKRLLPLHNPE, from the coding sequence ATGCCCCATCTGGTCATTGAATACGCTCGTAAAATAGAGCATCAAACAGCGCTCCAGCCACTGCTGCAACAGCTGTTCGAGGCCGCCTGCAAGGGTGGCATTATCCAGCCGCAAGACCTCAAGCTACGGGCGCTACCCTACGACCAGTTTTTGCTGCGAACACCGGACGAAACCTTCCTGCACATCACCCTGTCGCTCCTGGAAGGACGCACCGACACACAAAAAGAACAACTCGCCATCAACCTCCGGCAGGTGCTGACAGAGCAATTACCCAACGTCACCAGTCTGAGTATCGACATTCGGGATATGAATGCCATCGCCTACAAAAAACGGCTGCTACCGTTACATAACCCGGAATAA
- a CDS encoding NAD(P)/FAD-dependent oxidoreductase — MTSVSRPPANRRQAAETGTVIIGASHAGVQVAASLRDQGYRLPITLLEAGAHLPYQRPPLSKTYLKDGLDNSQLALRGAAFYQQKHITLLCNHRVSQIDRANQRITAQHGSRRVTFDYDRLVIATGAAARQLPLASGVTGVRVLRDMDDAIALKADFDNAQTVVIIGAGFIGLEVASTAVTLGKQVTVVEHGGRILQRLLPPQLSAFLLQIHQHNGVSFCFNTAVEVLALADSGQTHLRLSNGQTLSADLVVVGIGATINDQLAQAAGIVCDNGILVDLNGQTSDPAVYACGDCTTTIAPDPDPDPTEGQRHPPSHIESIQNAVDQAKTVAAVITGQPAPARVAPWFWSDQQGIKLQMVGTALDYDDLIVRGELETGKFSLLYYQHNRLCRVDSVNSPADHLAARKLVSQRYPLPKDAAADTTVRLKSFT; from the coding sequence ATGACTTCCGTCTCACGGCCGCCAGCCAACCGACGACAGGCCGCAGAGACAGGCACCGTGATTATTGGTGCTTCCCATGCCGGGGTACAGGTCGCGGCCTCATTACGAGACCAGGGCTACCGCTTGCCGATTACCCTGCTGGAAGCCGGAGCACACCTGCCGTACCAACGCCCACCACTGTCGAAGACATACCTGAAAGACGGTCTCGACAACAGCCAGCTGGCGTTACGGGGCGCTGCCTTCTATCAACAGAAACACATCACTTTGCTGTGTAACCACCGGGTCAGTCAGATTGACCGCGCCAACCAACGCATAACCGCACAGCATGGCAGTCGCCGCGTCACCTTCGACTACGACCGGCTGGTGATCGCCACCGGTGCGGCAGCCCGCCAACTGCCGCTGGCGTCCGGAGTAACAGGCGTCAGGGTGCTGCGAGACATGGACGATGCCATCGCCCTTAAAGCCGATTTCGATAACGCTCAAACCGTCGTCATCATCGGCGCCGGATTTATTGGTCTGGAAGTCGCGTCAACGGCCGTCACACTGGGTAAACAGGTGACCGTTGTCGAACACGGCGGTCGTATTCTGCAACGTCTGTTGCCCCCACAGCTGTCCGCGTTTCTGCTGCAGATTCACCAGCACAACGGCGTCAGCTTTTGCTTCAACACGGCGGTTGAGGTTCTCGCTCTTGCCGACAGCGGCCAGACCCATCTGCGGCTGAGCAATGGCCAGACACTCAGTGCCGACCTGGTTGTCGTCGGTATTGGTGCCACCATCAATGACCAGCTCGCGCAAGCGGCAGGAATCGTCTGTGACAACGGTATTCTGGTCGATCTGAACGGCCAAACCTCAGATCCGGCGGTGTACGCCTGCGGTGACTGCACCACCACCATTGCCCCAGACCCAGACCCAGACCCAACAGAGGGCCAGCGTCACCCGCCAAGCCATATCGAATCGATACAAAACGCCGTAGACCAAGCCAAAACCGTCGCCGCCGTCATTACCGGCCAACCAGCTCCCGCACGTGTCGCACCCTGGTTCTGGTCAGACCAGCAAGGCATCAAGCTGCAAATGGTCGGCACAGCACTGGATTACGACGACCTGATTGTTCGTGGCGAGCTGGAGACCGGCAAATTCTCGCTGCTGTATTACCAGCACAACCGCTTGTGCCGGGTGGATTCAGTGAATTCACCCGCCGACCACCTTGCGGCGCGCAAGCTGGTCAGCCAACGCTACCCATTGCCCAAAGATGCCGCCGCCGACACCACGGTGCGTCTGAAAAGCTTTACCTAA
- a CDS encoding glutamine synthetase family protein: MTAVFDHENSFSGRHSLWSAEQVSACKTLLDTMQTNNLEVIRVSFVDQHGVLRGKTIVASGLASALSKGITMSSTMLLKDTSHRTVFSVWQDDAGFGEGQMTGASDVLMLPDPTTFKILPWSPHTGWILADLYQTDGTPVELSTRAILKQAQQQLNATGYEFIAGLEVEFHVFRTIDKPRNHNDAGQPGTPPTTELLNQGYQYLTEERYDEMEDVFDLIRRNAQGLGLPVRSLEVEFGPSQFEVTFDPAPALQQADNMVLFRSMVKQVCQRNGLHATFMCRPRFEDSMASGWHLHQSIVALDSGKNCFEPAVGEPISRLGQHWIAGILAHAKASCVLSTPTINGYKRYRPFTLAPDRIQWGKDNRGAMVRCLANPGDNASRIENRVGEPAANPYLYCISPPRSSVVWMASSANWNHQSRFPIPTTAVPKPCRNA, from the coding sequence ATGACTGCGGTATTCGACCATGAGAACAGCTTTTCCGGTAGACACAGCCTCTGGAGCGCGGAGCAGGTATCGGCCTGCAAAACCCTGCTCGACACGATGCAAACCAACAACCTTGAAGTAATCCGGGTGTCATTTGTTGACCAGCACGGTGTACTGCGAGGAAAAACCATCGTTGCCAGCGGCCTGGCTTCAGCCTTGAGCAAAGGCATCACCATGAGCTCGACCATGCTGCTGAAAGACACCTCGCACCGCACCGTGTTTTCCGTCTGGCAAGACGATGCCGGGTTTGGTGAAGGGCAAATGACCGGAGCCAGCGACGTGCTGATGTTGCCCGACCCTACCACCTTCAAGATATTGCCGTGGTCTCCTCACACCGGCTGGATACTGGCCGATCTGTATCAAACCGATGGCACACCGGTTGAACTGTCGACCCGCGCCATTCTGAAACAAGCCCAGCAACAGCTCAACGCCACGGGTTATGAATTTATTGCCGGGCTGGAAGTGGAATTTCATGTTTTTCGCACCATCGACAAACCACGGAACCATAATGATGCCGGTCAGCCAGGAACACCGCCCACCACCGAACTGCTGAATCAGGGTTACCAATATCTGACCGAAGAACGTTACGACGAAATGGAAGACGTCTTCGACCTGATCCGCCGTAACGCCCAGGGTCTGGGTTTACCGGTACGCTCACTGGAAGTGGAATTTGGCCCCAGCCAGTTCGAAGTCACCTTTGACCCGGCTCCGGCGCTGCAACAAGCCGACAACATGGTGCTGTTCCGCTCCATGGTCAAACAGGTGTGCCAGCGCAACGGCCTGCACGCCACTTTTATGTGTCGGCCACGCTTTGAAGACTCCATGGCCAGTGGCTGGCACCTGCACCAGTCCATTGTGGCGCTGGACAGCGGCAAAAACTGCTTTGAACCCGCTGTTGGCGAACCCATATCTCGCCTCGGCCAACACTGGATTGCCGGTATTCTGGCCCACGCCAAAGCCAGCTGTGTGTTATCCACGCCGACCATTAACGGCTACAAACGCTATCGACCGTTTACCCTGGCACCGGACCGCATTCAATGGGGCAAAGACAATCGCGGCGCCATGGTGCGTTGCCTCGCCAACCCCGGAGACAACGCCAGCCGCATTGAAAACCGCGTCGGCGAACCGGCCGCCAACCCTTACCTGTATTGTATCTCGCCTCCCAGATCATCAGTGGTATGGATGGCGTCAAGCGCCAACTGGAACCACCAGAGCCGGTTTCCAATCCCTACGACAGCAGTGCCGAAACCCTGCCGCAATGCCTGA
- a CDS encoding IclR family transcriptional regulator, translated as MFENYNEKDISMTFVKGLEVLAAFNGRDRAMTIPDIATKTGLNRTVARRLVLTLQYLGYLECSNRVYKLTPKILGLAGEFLQGRDIGKHVTPILRSYSQTLGDSISFAMLDGVEAIYVAHSPGDPGMITQGFTVGYRLPLHATGIGRVLVAFSPVDIQDQLLQQAPRTAYTEATRTRIDDLRADLKKTRMNGYALVSNEFERGVTSLAVPVMRSGQVLVGALGIVGPTPRFEDANALFERVLMLRECAESIAVFA; from the coding sequence ATGTTTGAAAACTACAATGAAAAAGACATCTCGATGACCTTTGTGAAAGGTCTGGAAGTCCTGGCTGCGTTTAATGGCCGCGATCGCGCAATGACCATTCCCGACATTGCGACCAAGACCGGGCTCAACCGAACGGTGGCGCGCAGGCTGGTACTGACACTGCAGTATCTGGGTTATCTGGAGTGCAGCAACCGGGTGTACAAGTTGACGCCCAAAATTCTGGGATTGGCTGGAGAATTCCTGCAAGGCCGGGACATTGGCAAGCATGTCACGCCGATTTTACGGTCGTACTCGCAGACGCTGGGCGACAGCATTTCATTCGCCATGCTGGACGGGGTTGAAGCCATCTATGTTGCCCATTCTCCGGGGGATCCGGGCATGATTACCCAAGGCTTTACCGTCGGCTATCGGCTGCCATTACACGCTACCGGTATTGGTCGTGTGCTGGTGGCATTTTCGCCCGTCGACATACAAGATCAGCTGTTGCAGCAGGCTCCGCGTACGGCCTATACGGAAGCCACCAGAACCCGTATCGATGACCTGCGTGCCGATCTGAAAAAGACCCGCATGAACGGTTATGCGCTGGTGAGCAATGAATTTGAACGGGGCGTCACATCGTTGGCAGTACCTGTGATGCGTTCGGGTCAGGTTCTGGTCGGGGCGCTGGGGATTGTTGGCCCAACCCCCCGTTTTGAAGATGCCAATGCCCTCTTCGAGCGGGTGCTGATGCTGCGTGAATGCGCCGAGTCGATCGCCGTGTTTGCCTGA
- a CDS encoding TRAP transporter small permease, translating into MEAVIRFFDKVAFVALVCMLFVVVASVLGRLVFDLSGGELQWVIPGSVELASYSLLMMVFASLPRAATHGLVSVELLIDKFPDCVKRGLERVWHLLLAAFAAVVGWLFFGTMEEMIDRGDRSQDLGIPLYLFYGALAVCCGAIVLTGLWLALRPQRPVSHHD; encoded by the coding sequence GTGGAAGCAGTGATCCGATTTTTCGACAAAGTGGCCTTCGTCGCCCTGGTGTGCATGCTGTTTGTGGTAGTTGCCAGTGTCCTTGGACGGCTGGTGTTCGATCTCAGTGGTGGTGAACTGCAATGGGTCATACCCGGCTCGGTCGAGCTGGCCAGTTACTCCCTGCTCATGATGGTATTTGCCTCGCTGCCACGTGCAGCGACTCACGGACTGGTGAGCGTCGAGCTGTTGATCGACAAATTTCCCGACTGCGTCAAACGCGGACTCGAGCGTGTCTGGCACCTGCTACTGGCGGCTTTCGCCGCCGTTGTTGGCTGGCTGTTTTTCGGCACCATGGAGGAAATGATCGATCGCGGCGATCGCTCCCAGGATTTGGGCATTCCGCTGTACCTGTTTTATGGCGCCCTGGCGGTATGTTGCGGTGCCATTGTGCTTACCGGACTCTGGCTCGCGCTGCGCCCGCAACGCCCTGTTTCCCATCACGACTAA
- a CDS encoding OmpA family protein produces the protein MKRIAAVVSIMMLTSGCTTFDAYTGEEKTSKTAIGAGIGASVGAVVAYATNKDEKSGTRNRRILAAAAGGGLVGGSIGYYMDAQEAKLRKQLRGSGVSVERVGDNINLIMPGNITFSSGRAAIASDFYDVLNSVVVVLKEYDSTLVVVSGHTDSDGSEGFNQALSEQRARSVSNYLQSQGINSVRLDAVGFGESQPVATNSTAAGKELNRRVEITLLPITK, from the coding sequence ATGAAAAGGATTGCTGCAGTTGTTTCAATAATGATGTTGACCAGCGGTTGTACCACGTTCGATGCCTACACTGGCGAAGAAAAAACATCCAAAACCGCGATAGGAGCGGGTATTGGTGCCAGTGTTGGCGCTGTGGTTGCATACGCGACCAACAAAGATGAAAAAAGCGGCACCCGTAATCGCCGTATTCTGGCTGCTGCTGCTGGTGGCGGTCTGGTCGGTGGCAGTATCGGGTATTACATGGATGCTCAAGAAGCGAAATTGCGTAAGCAATTGCGGGGGTCGGGTGTCAGTGTTGAGCGGGTTGGCGACAACATTAACCTGATTATGCCGGGCAATATCACTTTCTCCTCTGGCCGTGCGGCGATAGCATCCGACTTTTACGATGTGCTGAATTCTGTGGTGGTGGTGCTGAAAGAATATGATTCAACGTTGGTTGTGGTGTCTGGCCATACTGACAGTGATGGCTCCGAAGGCTTTAATCAGGCCTTATCGGAACAGCGTGCCAGGTCGGTCTCCAATTACCTGCAATCTCAGGGGATTAACTCCGTGCGTCTGGATGCAGTCGGCTTTGGCGAGAGTCAGCCGGTTGCGACAAACAGCACGGCGGCAGGCAAAGAGTTGAACCGTCGTGTCGAGATCACACTACTGCCAATCACAAAATAG